One region of Bradyrhizobium betae genomic DNA includes:
- a CDS encoding class I SAM-dependent methyltransferase, whose product MAADISRVGVEKAYGRWAPVYDLVFGKVFDAGRQSTIAEADRIGGRILDVGVGTGLSLSDYSRTTKICGVDISEPMLRKAQARVRAMRLSNVEVLSVMDAKNLAFPENVFDAVVAQYVITAVPDPEGTLDEFVRVLKPGGELILVNHIGAESGPRKLFELAFAPIARRLGWRPEFPWQRLVDWAAKHGGVTLTERRPMPPMGHFSLIRYHKA is encoded by the coding sequence ATGGCAGCAGACATCTCGCGGGTCGGGGTCGAGAAGGCCTATGGCCGCTGGGCGCCGGTGTACGATCTCGTGTTCGGCAAGGTGTTCGATGCCGGCCGGCAGTCGACCATCGCCGAGGCCGACCGCATCGGCGGCCGCATTCTCGACGTCGGCGTCGGCACCGGGCTTTCGCTGTCCGATTATTCGCGCACCACCAAGATCTGCGGCGTCGACATTTCCGAGCCCATGCTGCGCAAGGCGCAGGCGCGCGTGCGCGCGATGCGGCTGAGCAATGTCGAAGTGCTCTCGGTGATGGACGCCAAGAACCTCGCCTTCCCGGAAAACGTCTTCGACGCGGTGGTGGCGCAATACGTCATCACCGCCGTGCCCGATCCCGAAGGCACGCTCGACGAGTTCGTGCGCGTGCTCAAGCCCGGCGGCGAACTGATCCTCGTCAACCACATCGGCGCCGAGAGCGGCCCCCGAAAGCTGTTCGAGCTCGCCTTCGCCCCTATCGCCCGCCGCCTCGGCTGGCGCCCGGAATTCCCGTGGCAGCGCCTGGTCGATTGGGCCGCAAAGCACGGCGGCGTCACGCTGACCGAGCGGAGGCCCATGCCGCCGATGGGCCATTTCTCGCTGATCCGCTACCACAAGGCGTGA
- the fliF gene encoding flagellar basal-body MS-ring/collar protein FliF — MQGLADFLKGIGAARFGAMIAVTAALIGFFAFVIMRVTTPQMTTLFTDLSVEDSSGIIKDLERQGIQFELRNEGSIIMVPKDKVTRLRMKLAEGGLPKGGGVGYEVFDKSDALGTTSFVQNINHLRALEGELARTIRAIDRIQAARVHLVLPERPLFSREAPEPSASIVVRVRGALEAQQIRAIRHLVASAVNGLKPQRVSIVDEAGQLLADGAQTDPEQAIGEERRVAFEKRIRKQVEDIVSSVVGTGRARVQLSADFDFNKVTQTSDKFDPEGRVLRSSQTREEQSQTADSNGQVTVNNELPGNQQNGGAAAKDQSKKTEETNNYEISRTTKTEVTEAGRVNRISVAVLVDGIYTKNDKGELAYTDRTKEQLDRIATLVRSAIGFDQKRGDQVEVVNLRFADAPSTAPITEPAGFLGMLQFTKDDVMYFVELGVMMLLGLVVLFLVIRPLVKRILASDEVAAAISGVLTGPSASDEAAPAGSGQQLLPNGASAAIDVATVQGQVHAQSVHRVGELAERNPNETVAIIRQWLAEPAK, encoded by the coding sequence TTGCAAGGTCTTGCGGACTTTCTGAAGGGTATCGGCGCCGCCCGGTTCGGGGCGATGATCGCGGTCACCGCCGCGCTCATCGGCTTTTTCGCGTTCGTCATCATGCGGGTGACCACGCCGCAGATGACGACGCTGTTCACCGACCTCAGCGTCGAGGATTCCTCGGGCATCATCAAGGACCTGGAACGCCAGGGCATCCAGTTCGAGCTGCGCAATGAAGGCAGCATCATCATGGTGCCCAAGGACAAGGTCACGCGGCTGCGGATGAAGCTCGCCGAGGGCGGCCTGCCCAAGGGCGGCGGCGTCGGCTATGAAGTGTTCGACAAGTCGGACGCCCTCGGCACCACCTCTTTCGTCCAGAATATCAATCACTTGCGCGCGCTGGAAGGCGAACTCGCCCGCACCATCCGCGCCATCGACCGGATCCAGGCCGCCCGCGTCCATCTGGTGCTGCCCGAGCGTCCGCTGTTCTCGCGCGAGGCGCCGGAGCCGTCGGCCTCGATCGTGGTCCGGGTCCGCGGCGCGCTGGAAGCCCAGCAGATCCGCGCCATCCGCCATCTGGTCGCCTCCGCCGTCAACGGGCTGAAGCCGCAGCGGGTCTCGATCGTCGACGAGGCCGGCCAGCTGCTCGCCGACGGCGCCCAGACCGATCCGGAGCAGGCGATCGGAGAAGAGCGCCGCGTCGCCTTCGAGAAGCGGATCCGCAAGCAGGTCGAGGACATCGTCTCCTCCGTGGTCGGCACGGGCCGCGCCCGCGTGCAGCTCTCGGCCGATTTCGACTTCAACAAGGTCACCCAGACCTCGGACAAGTTCGATCCCGAGGGCCGTGTGCTGCGCTCGAGCCAGACCCGCGAAGAACAGAGCCAGACCGCCGACAGCAACGGCCAGGTCACCGTCAACAACGAGCTGCCCGGCAACCAGCAGAACGGCGGCGCGGCGGCGAAGGACCAGAGCAAGAAGACCGAAGAGACCAACAATTACGAGATCTCCCGCACCACCAAGACCGAGGTGACCGAGGCCGGCCGGGTCAACCGCATCTCGGTCGCGGTGCTGGTCGACGGCATCTACACCAAGAACGACAAGGGCGAGCTCGCCTACACCGACCGCACCAAGGAACAGCTCGACCGCATCGCCACGCTGGTACGCTCGGCGATCGGCTTCGACCAGAAGCGCGGCGACCAGGTCGAGGTCGTGAATTTGCGCTTTGCCGACGCCCCCTCCACCGCTCCGATCACCGAGCCCGCCGGCTTCCTCGGCATGCTGCAGTTCACCAAGGACGACGTCATGTACTTCGTCGAGCTCGGCGTGATGATGCTGCTCGGCCTGGTCGTGCTGTTCCTGGTGATCCGGCCGCTGGTCAAGCGCATCCTGGCGTCCGACGAGGTCGCCGCCGCCATCTCCGGCGTTCTGACCGGCCCCTCCGCGAGCGACGAGGCCGCGCCGGCCGGCAGCGGCCAGCAGCTGCTGCCGAACGGCGCGTCAGCCGCGATCGACGTCGCCACCGTCCAGGGCCAGGTCCACGCCCAGTCCGTTCATCGCGTCGGCGAGCTCGCCGAGCGCAACCCCAACGAAACCGTCGCCATCATCCGCCAATGGCTGGCCGAACCAGCCAAATAG
- a CDS encoding flagellar hook assembly protein FlgD: MTTTNAATAPTPVSGTTPTSSSSSSSSSLGSSTGATLAGNFQTFLTLLTTQLQNQNPLSPLDTNQFTQQLVQFAGVEQQLKTNDALTQLVTLQKTTQATQALDFVGKTALVDGSTATMTKSSATWHLNVPSDATVDITVANASGQTVFTGKYTAGAGPDIPFTWNGQGNDGSQWPDGKYTISATGKDASGNAVGVAAQVQGTVSSVDLTQSPPLLTIDGNSYTLNQVKSIIATSTGN, from the coding sequence ATGACCACCACGAATGCCGCCACTGCGCCGACACCCGTCTCCGGGACGACCCCGACGTCATCGTCGTCGTCCTCGTCGAGCTCGCTGGGCTCGTCCACCGGCGCAACGCTCGCGGGCAATTTCCAGACCTTCCTGACGCTGCTGACGACGCAGCTGCAGAACCAGAACCCGCTCTCCCCGCTCGACACCAACCAGTTCACCCAGCAGCTGGTGCAATTCGCGGGCGTCGAGCAGCAGCTCAAGACCAACGATGCGCTGACCCAGCTCGTCACCCTGCAGAAGACCACGCAGGCGACGCAGGCGCTGGACTTCGTCGGCAAGACCGCGCTGGTCGACGGCTCGACCGCGACCATGACGAAGTCGTCGGCGACCTGGCATCTCAACGTGCCGAGCGATGCGACCGTTGACATCACCGTGGCCAATGCCAGCGGCCAGACCGTGTTTACCGGCAAATATACCGCCGGCGCCGGCCCCGACATTCCCTTCACCTGGAACGGCCAGGGCAATGACGGCTCGCAATGGCCGGATGGCAAGTACACGATCTCGGCGACCGGCAAGGACGCTTCGGGCAATGCGGTCGGCGTCGCGGCGCAGGTGCAGGGCACGGTGTCGTCGGTCGACCTGACCCAGTCGCCGCCGCTGCTCACGATCGACGGCAACAGCTACACGCTGAACCAGGTGAAGAGCATCATCGCCACCAGCACCGGCAATTGA
- a CDS encoding DUF1153 domain-containing protein has translation MTEPHRPRVKYVIGPDGSPLTIADLPAPGTKRWVIRRKAEVVAAVRGGLLSLEEACSRYTLTVDEFLSWQFSIDQHGLAGLRTTRIQQYRQ, from the coding sequence ATGACAGAACCCCATCGCCCGAGGGTAAAATACGTCATCGGGCCGGACGGCAGTCCGCTGACGATTGCAGACTTGCCCGCACCCGGCACCAAACGCTGGGTGATCCGCCGCAAGGCCGAAGTCGTCGCCGCTGTGCGTGGCGGGCTTCTCTCCCTCGAGGAGGCCTGCAGCCGTTACACCCTGACGGTCGACGAATTCCTTTCCTGGCAGTTTTCCATCGACCAGCACGGTCTGGCGGGTCTTCGCACCACCCGCATCCAGCAATATCGCCAGTAA
- the fliG gene encoding flagellar motor switch protein FliG, whose amino-acid sequence MAANAQNANSNDITSVISTLGQRAGDRAKNGKGTEPLSGPRRAAILMLALGEQYGGKIWGLLDDEEVRQLSLEMSTLGTVEVDTVEDMLLEFVSRMSASGALMGNFDATERLLQQYLPPERVNGIMDEIRGPAGRNMWEKLSNVQEEVLANYLKNEYPQTIAVVLSKLKSEHAARVLGILPEELALDVINRMLKMEAVQKEVIESVEKTLRTEFMSNLSQTRRRDAHEVMAEIFNNFDRQTETRFITSLEEDNRESAERIKALMFTFDDLVKLDSGSAQTLMRNVDKDKLGVALKSANEDVRNFFFGNMSSRAAKMLQDDMAALGPVRLRDVDEAQALLVNLAKDLAAKGEIMLTKNRADDELVY is encoded by the coding sequence ATGGCCGCCAACGCGCAGAACGCCAACTCCAACGACATCACCAGCGTGATCTCCACGCTGGGTCAGCGCGCCGGCGACCGCGCCAAGAACGGCAAGGGAACCGAGCCATTGTCCGGACCGCGGCGCGCCGCAATCCTGATGCTGGCGCTGGGCGAGCAATATGGCGGCAAGATCTGGGGCCTGCTCGACGACGAAGAAGTCCGCCAGCTCTCGCTGGAAATGTCGACGCTCGGCACCGTCGAGGTCGATACCGTCGAGGACATGCTGCTCGAATTCGTCTCGCGCATGTCGGCCTCGGGCGCGCTGATGGGCAATTTCGACGCCACCGAGCGGCTGCTGCAGCAGTACCTGCCGCCGGAGCGCGTCAACGGCATCATGGACGAGATCCGCGGCCCGGCCGGCCGCAACATGTGGGAGAAGCTCTCCAACGTGCAGGAAGAGGTCCTCGCCAACTATCTCAAGAACGAATACCCGCAGACCATCGCGGTGGTGCTGTCGAAGCTGAAGTCGGAGCACGCCGCCCGCGTGCTCGGCATCCTGCCCGAGGAGCTCGCGCTCGACGTCATCAACCGCATGCTGAAGATGGAAGCGGTGCAGAAGGAGGTGATCGAGAGCGTGGAGAAGACGCTGCGCACCGAATTCATGTCCAATTTGTCGCAGACCCGCCGCCGGGACGCCCACGAGGTGATGGCGGAAATCTTCAACAATTTCGACCGCCAGACCGAAACCCGCTTCATCACCTCGCTGGAAGAGGACAATCGCGAATCAGCCGAGCGCATCAAGGCGCTGATGTTCACCTTCGACGACCTGGTGAAGCTCGATTCCGGTTCGGCCCAGACCCTGATGCGCAACGTCGACAAGGACAAGCTCGGCGTCGCGCTCAAGAGCGCCAACGAGGACGTCCGCAACTTCTTCTTCGGCAACATGTCCTCGCGCGCGGCCAAGATGCTGCAGGACGACATGGCGGCGCTGGGCCCGGTCCGCCTGCGCGACGTCGACGAAGCCCAGGCGCTGCTGGTCAACCTCGCCAAGGATCTCGCCGCCAAGGGCGAGATCATGCTGACCAAGAACCGCGCCGACGACGAGCTGGTGTATTGA
- a CDS encoding flagellar hook-length control protein FliK: MVGRTSDVAASVPVPSAQPKTARSQSTKDSNSSFGSLVDSNTQAVNNNAAATAQDSAPRRTDSSSSSSSASERNSRDSSASDPSSQSKASDAQDNSPPARNDTAAGPAKDSAKDAGKSAKKDKSGSSDAKSADKSGDGKGDKTSTTDGLTAADAAAAAQVDTTQVAVTDPNAIVVAVPVVPVDPNAAAAAASQASDAAASPLTIAAAGIAASASTTAQIAGKTDTATASDKSAKTAGAKVDANTTAPLGDTATAITDGAATDAKTNGGLIAAVDQGTPKTSFKAVATAQGQADASNIGQGAGNANAAQAPANATAATAAQAQTAKPQAEAGPTDAKADTKADAKAGTTDATSATNGTHAHAAAQANVAATDTSAQAASAIQAPVTNTTSAATASTATLTATAANATAVPISGVPIEIAAAARAGKTRFDISLDPIDLGRIDVRINVDRNGQVTSHLTVEKPETLQMLRQDAPQLQRALDDAGFKTGSNGLSFSLRDQNSSGQNSGQNNDNGGNSRRLIISEDDNVAAAPVGRGYGRMLGSSSGVDIRV, encoded by the coding sequence GTGGTCGGTCGGACGTCAGATGTAGCTGCCAGCGTGCCAGTTCCCAGCGCGCAGCCAAAGACTGCCCGGTCGCAGAGCACGAAGGACAGCAACAGCTCCTTCGGCTCGCTGGTCGACAGCAACACCCAGGCGGTCAACAACAACGCGGCCGCCACCGCGCAGGACAGCGCGCCGCGCCGGACTGATTCCTCCTCCTCCTCGTCGTCCGCGTCCGAGCGGAATTCGCGCGACAGCTCCGCGAGCGACCCGTCCTCGCAGAGCAAAGCGAGCGACGCTCAAGACAATTCGCCCCCCGCCAGGAACGACACGGCGGCGGGTCCGGCCAAAGATTCTGCCAAGGATGCGGGCAAGTCCGCCAAGAAGGACAAGTCCGGGTCCTCCGACGCCAAATCGGCGGACAAGTCGGGCGACGGCAAGGGTGACAAGACCAGCACCACCGACGGGTTGACTGCGGCCGATGCCGCAGCCGCTGCGCAAGTCGATACGACGCAGGTCGCGGTCACAGATCCGAACGCAATCGTGGTGGCCGTGCCCGTGGTGCCGGTCGATCCGAACGCGGCCGCGGCCGCGGCAAGCCAGGCCAGCGATGCCGCCGCCTCGCCGCTGACGATCGCGGCCGCCGGCATCGCCGCCAGCGCCTCCACCACGGCGCAGATCGCCGGCAAGACCGACACTGCGACGGCAAGCGACAAGAGCGCCAAGACCGCCGGCGCCAAGGTCGATGCCAACACCACGGCGCCGCTCGGGGATACCGCCACCGCCATCACCGACGGCGCCGCGACCGATGCCAAGACCAATGGCGGCCTGATCGCCGCAGTCGACCAGGGCACGCCGAAGACCTCGTTCAAGGCCGTCGCCACCGCGCAAGGACAGGCCGACGCTTCCAATATCGGCCAGGGCGCGGGCAACGCGAACGCCGCGCAAGCGCCGGCCAATGCGACGGCCGCCACCGCCGCGCAGGCGCAAACCGCAAAACCGCAGGCCGAGGCCGGCCCGACCGACGCCAAGGCTGATACGAAGGCCGATGCCAAGGCCGGCACCACCGATGCGACCAGTGCGACCAACGGCACGCATGCGCATGCGGCCGCGCAGGCCAATGTCGCCGCGACCGACACCAGCGCGCAGGCCGCCTCCGCCATCCAGGCGCCGGTGACCAACACGACATCGGCCGCGACCGCATCGACCGCGACGCTGACCGCGACCGCGGCCAACGCGACGGCCGTGCCGATCAGCGGCGTGCCGATCGAGATCGCGGCCGCCGCACGCGCCGGCAAGACGCGCTTCGACATCAGCCTCGATCCGATCGACCTCGGCCGCATCGACGTGCGCATCAATGTCGACCGCAACGGCCAGGTCACCTCGCATCTCACGGTCGAGAAGCCGGAGACGCTGCAGATGCTGCGGCAGGACGCGCCGCAATTGCAGCGCGCGCTCGACGACGCCGGCTTCAAGACCGGCAGCAACGGGCTGTCCTTTAGCCTGCGCGACCAGAATTCGTCGGGCCAGAATTCCGGGCAGAACAACGACAATGGCGGCAATTCCCGCCGACTGATCATCAGCGAGGACGACAATGTTGCCGCTGCGCCCGTCGGGCGCGGCTACGGCCGCATGCTCGGATCGAGCAGCGGCGTCGACATCAGAGTGTGA
- a CDS encoding FliH/SctL family protein, whose translation MAAPAKFLFDTDFAAPERSPHEKAATAAEIAQKVAEAEARAYQDGFAAGQREAKAESDRRVALALEEINIGIRGIASGIGNIESKMETEAVDVAVAVARKLCADLVAAEPLGEVMALVKDCFSHLVATPHLVVRINDALYDSAREKIERLAKQSGFESRLVILAEPEIATGDCRIEWADGGVVLERGAIAAKIDEMVGRYVASRRGN comes from the coding sequence ATGGCCGCTCCGGCAAAATTCCTGTTCGATACCGACTTCGCGGCGCCCGAGCGCTCGCCGCATGAGAAGGCGGCGACCGCGGCCGAGATCGCCCAGAAGGTCGCGGAAGCCGAGGCGCGCGCCTACCAGGACGGCTTTGCCGCCGGCCAGCGCGAGGCCAAGGCCGAGAGCGATCGCCGCGTTGCGCTCGCCTTGGAAGAAATCAACATCGGCATCAGGGGCATCGCCTCGGGCATCGGCAATATCGAGTCCAAGATGGAGACCGAGGCGGTCGACGTCGCGGTGGCCGTGGCGCGCAAGCTGTGCGCCGATCTGGTCGCCGCCGAGCCGCTCGGCGAGGTCATGGCGCTGGTCAAGGACTGCTTCTCGCATCTGGTCGCGACGCCGCATCTGGTCGTCCGCATCAACGACGCGCTCTACGACAGCGCGCGGGAGAAGATCGAGCGGCTCGCCAAGCAGAGCGGCTTCGAGAGCCGGCTGGTGATCCTGGCCGAACCTGAAATTGCCACCGGCGACTGCCGGATCGAATGGGCCGATGGCGGCGTCGTGCTGGAGCGCGGCGCCATCGCGGCCAAGATCGACGAAATGGTCGGACGCTATGTCGCGTCCCGCAGGGGGAACTAA
- the mnmA gene encoding tRNA 2-thiouridine(34) synthase MnmA encodes MLNSLDLEGRPEDTRVVVAMSGGVDSSTTAALLKAQGYDVVGITLQLYDHGAATHRKGACCAGQDIHDARDVAAKLGIPHYVLDYEDRFRESVIDNFADSYALGETPVPCIECNRSVKFRDLLKTARELGAQALATGHYVASRRQGDGSRALVCAADSDRDQSYFLFATTQSQLDFLRFPLGDMTKPETRELARRFGLSVADKHDSQDICFVPTGRYTDIITRLRPNAMDPGDIVDLDGRVLGRHNGIANFTIGQRRGLGIAAHAPLFVVRLDAANRRVVVGPRDALRMHRISLRDVNWIGGGDIDRAIGDGLEMFVRVRSTRAPQPAWLRGGNGHYEVELVAGEEGVSPGQACVFYDAPSGQARVLGGGFIQSAAAKIASNPARPLAEAVRG; translated from the coding sequence ATGCTCAATAGTCTGGATCTCGAAGGCCGTCCTGAGGATACCAGGGTCGTCGTTGCCATGTCGGGCGGCGTCGATTCCTCGACCACGGCTGCGCTGCTGAAGGCGCAAGGCTATGACGTCGTCGGCATCACGCTGCAGCTCTACGACCATGGCGCGGCGACGCATCGCAAGGGCGCCTGCTGCGCTGGCCAGGACATCCACGACGCCCGCGACGTCGCCGCCAAGCTCGGCATTCCCCATTACGTGCTCGACTACGAGGATCGCTTTCGCGAGTCCGTCATCGACAACTTCGCCGACAGCTACGCGCTCGGCGAGACGCCGGTGCCGTGCATCGAGTGCAACCGCAGCGTCAAGTTCCGCGACCTCCTGAAGACCGCGCGCGAGCTCGGCGCGCAGGCGCTCGCCACCGGCCATTACGTCGCCTCGCGCCGCCAGGGCGACGGTTCGCGCGCGCTGGTCTGCGCCGCCGACAGCGACCGCGACCAGAGCTATTTCCTGTTCGCGACCACGCAGTCACAGCTCGACTTCCTGCGCTTCCCGCTCGGCGACATGACCAAGCCCGAGACGCGCGAGCTGGCGCGCCGCTTCGGGCTCAGCGTTGCCGACAAGCACGACAGCCAGGACATCTGCTTCGTGCCGACCGGGCGCTATACCGACATCATCACCCGCCTGCGTCCGAACGCGATGGACCCCGGCGATATCGTCGATCTCGACGGCCGCGTGCTCGGCCGCCACAACGGCATCGCCAATTTCACCATCGGCCAGCGCCGCGGCCTCGGCATCGCCGCCCATGCGCCGCTGTTCGTGGTGCGGCTGGATGCCGCCAACCGCCGCGTCGTCGTCGGCCCGCGCGATGCGCTGAGGATGCACCGCATCAGCCTGCGCGACGTCAACTGGATCGGTGGCGGCGACATCGACCGCGCCATCGGCGATGGCCTCGAAATGTTCGTGCGCGTGCGCTCGACCCGCGCGCCGCAGCCGGCGTGGCTGCGCGGCGGCAATGGCCATTACGAGGTCGAGCTCGTCGCCGGTGAGGAGGGCGTCTCGCCCGGCCAGGCCTGCGTGTTCTACGACGCGCCCAGCGGCCAGGCCCGCGTGCTCGGCGGCGGCTTCATCCAGAGCGCCGCGGCGAAGATCGCGAGCAACCCAGCGCGGCCGCTCGCCGAAGCCGTGCGCGGCTAA